The Magnolia sinica isolate HGM2019 chromosome 9, MsV1, whole genome shotgun sequence genome contains a region encoding:
- the LOC131256344 gene encoding uncharacterized protein LOC131256344: protein MRDFVTSQEPGPVDFYKETHCRQATGSWEEMDTLRSQPTPDGTQRSEPEILSQVLGIHSGYVRGFGHGAKLMALARAASSRSIVVGDSVVRRAVTAKRERSSSYGSSSMTSKISWTGRGRSRRGGWRRCGWSMSDG from the exons atg cgagattTCGTCACTAGtcaggagcccggaccagtagacttctacaaagagactcactgtcggcaggcgacgggatcttgg gaggagatggacaccttacgtagtcagcccactcccgatggtactcagcggagtgagccagagatcctgagtcaggtgcttggcatccattctggatatgtgcgtgggtttggccatggtgccaagctcatggcacttgctagagctgcctccagccgatccatcgtcGTTGGTGACAGCGTCGTACGCCGAGCTGTTACTGCAAAGAGAGAGAGGTCCAGCAGCTATGGGTcatcgtcgatgacatcaaagatcagctggacAG gcagagggaggagcaggagaggaggatggaggagatgcgggtggagcatgagcgacggatga